One stretch of Deinobacterium chartae DNA includes these proteins:
- a CDS encoding PIG-L deacetylase family protein yields MRIMAIFAHPDDEIGCVGTLKKHAERGDAVMLVWTTLGELASQFGDQSHAQVTATRQQHGAWVAERIGAQHRFFDMGDSRLTAAREQSLALARLYAEWKPDAILTWDDHHPHPDHRATARMAFDAITLARIPKIVNEGRTQGERLEAHRAPVRFYQYYTKASPYPSVHVDVSGQVETMREVFEFYHAFYRWNFTAEQYLAQRALTGREAGVASAEHFQVRGTFAPATDYLR; encoded by the coding sequence ATGAGAATCATGGCGATCTTCGCTCACCCCGACGACGAGATCGGCTGCGTGGGCACGTTGAAAAAACACGCCGAGCGCGGCGACGCGGTGATGCTGGTGTGGACCACCCTGGGCGAACTGGCCAGCCAGTTCGGCGACCAGAGCCACGCACAGGTCACCGCCACCCGTCAGCAGCACGGCGCCTGGGTGGCCGAGCGCATCGGAGCCCAGCACCGCTTCTTCGACATGGGCGATTCACGCCTGACCGCGGCCCGCGAACAGTCGCTGGCCCTGGCACGGCTGTACGCCGAGTGGAAGCCGGACGCGATCCTCACCTGGGACGACCACCATCCGCATCCGGACCACCGCGCCACCGCGCGCATGGCCTTCGATGCGATCACGCTGGCGCGCATTCCTAAAATCGTGAACGAGGGCCGCACCCAGGGCGAGCGCCTCGAGGCGCACCGCGCCCCGGTGCGCTTCTACCAGTACTACACCAAAGCCTCGCCGTACCCGTCGGTGCACGTGGACGTCAGCGGGCAAGTCGAGACCATGCGCGAGGTTTTCGAGTTCTATCACGCGTTTTACCGCTGGAACTTCACCGCCGAGCAGTACCTGGCGCAGCGCGCGCTCACCGGCCGCGAGGCGGGCGTGGCGTCTGCCGAGCACTTCCAGGTGCGCGGCACCTTTGCGCCCGCCACCGACTACCTGCGCTGA